In Rutidosis leptorrhynchoides isolate AG116_Rl617_1_P2 chromosome 2, CSIRO_AGI_Rlap_v1, whole genome shotgun sequence, one genomic interval encodes:
- the LOC139889686 gene encoding uncharacterized protein produces the protein MREPTEDDIRRLYHKHEELHGFPGMLGNIDCMHWAWGKCPNAWKGHFTRGDHGYPTIMLEAVASYDNWIWHAYFEMDGSNNDLNVLNASPLFDSLLTDTAPQVPYEIGDVDFDRGYYLAEGIYPSWASFVKGFSSVVDAKRKYFIKKQSAARKDVERTFGILQDNGFNIAENKSYYLPVNNLQGSTWYERCDVYAEKTKELRDKDEHEYLGHTLVSHL, from the exons ATGAGAGAACCGACCGAGGACGATATACGTCGGTTGTATCATAAACATGAAGAACTTCACGGCTTTCCTGGAATGCTTGGAAacattgattgtatgcattgggcttgGGGTAAATGTCCAAATGCATGGAAAGGGCATTTCACCCGAGGCGATCACGGTTACCCGACAATCATGTTGGAAGCCGTTGCATCGTATGACAATTGGATTTGGCATGCATATTTTGAAATGGACGGTTCGAACAATGACTTGAATGTCCTTAATGCATCTCCATTGTTTGATAGTTTACTAACTGACACGGCTCCTCAAGTTCCATATGAAATTGGGGACGTTGATTTTGATCGAGGCTACTATCTTGCCGAAGGGATTTACCCTTCGTGGGCTTCTTTCGTTAAGGGATTCTCAAGTGTTGTTGACGCAAAAAGGAAATACTTTATAAAGAAACAATCTGCAGCTCGTAAAGACGTTGAGAGGACATTTGGAATTTTGCAAG ACAATGGTTTTAACATCGCTGAAAATAAATCTTACTACTTGCCTGTCAACAACCTACAAGGATCAACTTGGTACGAAAGGTGTGATGTATATGCCGAGAAGACGAAAGAGCTGCGTGACAAAGACGAGCATGAGTATCTTGGACATACTCTAGTTTCGCATCTATGA
- the LOC139893058 gene encoding inositol 1,3,4-trisphosphate 5/6-kinase 4, with protein MAGGNQVGGILVDSSVILESNETTSLRPGAHWLLTKLRYSNIPTGLSYAVGLSEVKASFLEKLSCEYSLKHFVYNPSCIDDTINAVSRAWQNNGRSILHVVSNKYEGIFPKSNSFGWVNVVVNVDGDADGVRKNATVIFVEKLEELPLTICELNKQSSKDNVIVGYIMKPSREEDFAKRGAFPLKPTENGLTFLPLTYDLPILSQLKKVDIVIHKATDEISSIERSNSSSKIIYTSRMLELQRCLGELPNCCVIDPLDNIFPVVDRLKIQEILLGLSDLKTESQHKIRGAYFLKVDNYEDLNMEARLHEAKLSLPSIVKPQVACGVADAHSMAIVFKAEDFVGLSVPLPAIVQEYVDHSSTLFKFYVLGEKVFYAIKNSTPNAKILKNSSEKNGFKPLLFDSLKSLPIHGNKKASEIGDCSRLIEQHDLDIGLVTSAANYLRRILDLTIFGFDVVIQEGTRDHVIVDVNYLPSFKEVPNETAIPAFWDAIKMKYQLKKGVGH; from the exons ATGGCCGGCGGTAATCAAGTCGGAGGTATTCTGGTAGACAGCTCAGTAATATTGGAATCCAATGAAACGACGTCACTTCGTCCTGGAGCTCACTGGTTACTTACAAAACTTCGCTATTCCAACATCCCCACG GGATTATCTTATGCAGTTGGTCTTTCAGaagtcaag GCAAGCTTTCTCGAGAAGCTGAGTTGTGAATATTCACTTAAGCATTTCGTATACAATCCATCTTGTATCGATGACACTATAAATGCAGTTTCTCGAGCTTGGCAGAACAATGGCAGGAGTATATTGCACGTGGTTTCAAATAAGTATGAAGGGATTTTTCCAAAATCAAATAGTTTCGGATGGGTGAATGTTGTTGTGA ATGTTGATGGTGATGCCGATGGAGTGAGAAAGAATGCAACTGTGATTTTCGTAGAGAAATTAGAAGAGCTGCCTTTAACAATCTGTGAGTTGAATAAACAG TCAAGTAAGGATAACGTGATTGTGGGGTATATTATGAAGCCTTCACGAGAAGAAGATTTTGCAAAG AGAGGTGCATTTCCATTAAAACCTACCGAAAATGGGCTAACATTTTTGCCACTGACATATGATCTCCCAATACTATCTCAACTGAAAAAAGTTGACATTGTTATCCATAAAGCAACCGATGAAATTTCCTCAATTGAGAGAAGCAATTCCTCTAGTAAGATTATTTACACTAGCAGAATGTTAGAATTACAGAG GTGTTTAGGTGAACTCCCAAATTGCTGTGTGATTGATCCGTTAGACAACATTTTTCCGGTTGTGGATCGATTAAAAATTCAAGAAATCCTATTAGGATTATCGGATCTTAAAACAGAAAGCCAACACAAAATCAGAGGGGCTTATTTTTTAAAG GTCGATAATTATGAGGATCTTAATATGGAAGCAAGGCTGCATGAAGCTAAATTATCCCTACCAAGTATTGTAAAACCGCAAGTTGCGTGTGGTGTAGCTGATGCGCACAGTATG GCCATTGTGTTCAAAGCTGAAGATTTCGTTGGTTTGAGTGTCCCTCTTCCTGCTATTGTGCAG GAATATGTGGACCATTCATCTACACTTTTCAAGTTCTATGTTTTGGGGGAAAAGGTATTTTATGCAATCAAGAATTCAACGCCGAATGCCAAAATCTTGAAGAATTCATCTGAGAAAAATGGATTCAAGCCTTTACTCTTTGACAG TTTGAAATCTCTCCCTATTCATGGTAACAAGAAGGCTTCAGAGATTGGAGATTGTTCTCGGTTAATTGAACAGCACGATCTCGATATCGGGCTTGTTACCAGTGCTGCTAATTACCTTAGAAGGATTCTTGATCTGACCATCTTTGGCTTTGATGTTGTT ATTCAGGAGGGGACACGTGATCATGTTATCGTGGATGTAAATTATTTGCCTTCGTTTAAAGAAGTGCCTAATGAAACTGCGATTCCTGCATTTTGGGATGCTATAAAGATGAAGTATCAGTTGAAAAAGGGTGTAGGTCACTAA
- the LOC139893059 gene encoding TGACG-sequence-specific DNA-binding protein TGA-1A-like isoform X2, producing the protein MNSSSTQYLNSKRMDVYDTMHPFSMWGDFKGNLYQDAAATMILEVDAKLDNQSEDTSHTTNIPFNQYDQEATKPVNKVLRRLAQNREAARKSRLRKKAYVQQLEASRLKLHHLEQELEQTRAQCALMSGGVNASHLRFPKPAKSGIAAFEIEYEQWVEEQDKKTNALKAALHSSLSDEEIDKLITDNMNHYAILFNIKAAAAKADVFYLISGVWKTSTERLFLWIGGFRPSDLLKVLVPQLQYNLLDQQSHDLYNLTQACQQAEDSLSQGMEKLQQTLSEAVACSQALGGGRYEMHNAMEKLEELVRLVIQADFVRHETLQQTLRYLTTRQSAQGLISLGEYFQRLRDLSSAWATRPCEPTA; encoded by the exons ATGAATTCTTCATCCACTCAGTATCTCAACTCGAAGAGGATGGATGTATATGATACGATGCATCCGTTTAGCATGTGGGGAGATTTTAAGGGTAACCTCTATCAGGATGCAGCTGCAACGATGATTTTAGAGGTGGATGCAAAGCTAGATAACCAG TCGGAGGATACTTCACACACGACAAATATACCATTCAATCAGTATGATCAAGAAGCAACAAAACCGGTCAATAAG GTTCTAAGGCGTCTTGCACAAAATCGCGAAGCAGCTCGTAAAAGTCGTTTACGGAAAAAG GCCTATGTTCAGCAGTTGGAAGCAAGTCGTTTGAAGCTGCATCATCTCGAACAAGAACTTGAACAAACTAGGgcacaa TGTGCTTTAATGAGTGGTGGAGTCAATGCTAGTCACCTTCGTTTTCCTAAACCTGCAAAGTCAG gaatTGCTGCATTCGAGATAGAGTATGAGCAGTGGGTCGAAGAACAAGATAAAAAAACAAACGCTTTAAAGGCAGCATTACATTCTTCATTATCTGATGAGGAGATCGATAAGCTTATTACGGACAACATGAACCACTATGCCATTCTCTTCAACATCAAAGCAGCTGCAGCAAAGGCCGACGTCTTTTATCTCATATCAGGTGTTTGGAAAACATCAACTGAACGCCTTTTCTTGTGGATCGGTGGCTTTCGACCGTCAGATCTTCTCAAG GTTCTTGTACCTCAGCTTCAATATAACTTGTTGGACCAACAATCACATGATCTGTATAACCTAACTCAAGCATGTCAACAAGCAGAAGACTCGTTGTCACAAGGAATGGAAAAACTTCAGCAAACTTTGTCGGAGGCTGTGGCGTGTAGTCAAGCGTTGGGTGGAGGTCGTTACGAGATGCATAATGCAATGGAAAAATTAGAAGAGCTAGTACGGCTTGTTATACAG GCGGATTTTGTTCGTCATGAAACCTTACAACAGACGCTACGCTATCTAACTACCCGACAGTCTGCTCAGGGGTTAATCTCTTTAGGTGAGTATTTCCAACGCCTTCGTGATCTGAGTTCAGCTTGGGCCACGCGGCCTTGTGAACCGACGGCATAA
- the LOC139893059 gene encoding TGACG-sequence-specific DNA-binding protein TGA-1A-like isoform X1 — MNSSSTQYLNSKRMDVYDTMHPFSMWGDFKGNLYQDAAATMILEVDAKLDNQSEDTSHTTNIPFNQYDQEATKPVNKVLRRLAQNREAARKSRLRKKAYVQQLEASRLKLHHLEQELEQTRAQCALMSGGVNASHLRFPKPAKSGIAAFEIEYEQWVEEQDKKTNALKAALHSSLSDEEIDKLITDNMNHYAILFNIKAAAAKADVFYLISGVWKTSTERLFLWIGGFRPSDLLKVLVPQLQYNLLDQQSHDLYNLTQACQQAEDSLSQGMEKLQQTLSEAVACSQALGGGRYEMHNAMEKLEELVRLVIQQADFVRHETLQQTLRYLTTRQSAQGLISLGEYFQRLRDLSSAWATRPCEPTA, encoded by the exons ATGAATTCTTCATCCACTCAGTATCTCAACTCGAAGAGGATGGATGTATATGATACGATGCATCCGTTTAGCATGTGGGGAGATTTTAAGGGTAACCTCTATCAGGATGCAGCTGCAACGATGATTTTAGAGGTGGATGCAAAGCTAGATAACCAG TCGGAGGATACTTCACACACGACAAATATACCATTCAATCAGTATGATCAAGAAGCAACAAAACCGGTCAATAAG GTTCTAAGGCGTCTTGCACAAAATCGCGAAGCAGCTCGTAAAAGTCGTTTACGGAAAAAG GCCTATGTTCAGCAGTTGGAAGCAAGTCGTTTGAAGCTGCATCATCTCGAACAAGAACTTGAACAAACTAGGgcacaa TGTGCTTTAATGAGTGGTGGAGTCAATGCTAGTCACCTTCGTTTTCCTAAACCTGCAAAGTCAG gaatTGCTGCATTCGAGATAGAGTATGAGCAGTGGGTCGAAGAACAAGATAAAAAAACAAACGCTTTAAAGGCAGCATTACATTCTTCATTATCTGATGAGGAGATCGATAAGCTTATTACGGACAACATGAACCACTATGCCATTCTCTTCAACATCAAAGCAGCTGCAGCAAAGGCCGACGTCTTTTATCTCATATCAGGTGTTTGGAAAACATCAACTGAACGCCTTTTCTTGTGGATCGGTGGCTTTCGACCGTCAGATCTTCTCAAG GTTCTTGTACCTCAGCTTCAATATAACTTGTTGGACCAACAATCACATGATCTGTATAACCTAACTCAAGCATGTCAACAAGCAGAAGACTCGTTGTCACAAGGAATGGAAAAACTTCAGCAAACTTTGTCGGAGGCTGTGGCGTGTAGTCAAGCGTTGGGTGGAGGTCGTTACGAGATGCATAATGCAATGGAAAAATTAGAAGAGCTAGTACGGCTTGTTATACAG CAGGCGGATTTTGTTCGTCATGAAACCTTACAACAGACGCTACGCTATCTAACTACCCGACAGTCTGCTCAGGGGTTAATCTCTTTAGGTGAGTATTTCCAACGCCTTCGTGATCTGAGTTCAGCTTGGGCCACGCGGCCTTGTGAACCGACGGCATAA